In a genomic window of Penaeus vannamei isolate JL-2024 chromosome 10, ASM4276789v1, whole genome shotgun sequence:
- the ATP8B gene encoding probable phospholipid-transporting ATPase IM isoform X4 — MAEDEQKVEAEEDAAEKEEEKGEEGEIETERRIKPNNPEFNAQFNYAKNYIKTSKYTLLNFIPYNLFEQFQRLANFYFLCLLVLQLIPVISSLTPVTTAVPLIGVLMVTGIKDAYDDYQRHRSDNQVNRRKSYVLRNGQLAEEMWSKVEVGDVIRMENNQFVAADVLLLSTSEPNGLCYIETSELDGETNLKSKQCLPETEEFGQDVGRIGSFQGEIRCEPPNNQLNKFDGTLYWDNQAHPLDNDKILLRGCILRNTQWCYGVVIFAGKDTKLMMNSGKTKFKRTSIDRLLNFIILGIVFFLLSMCLFCTVACGIWETLTGQHFRIFLPWDSLVPPEPAGGAAVIALLVFFSYAIVLNTVVPISLYVSVEVIRLCQSFLINWDVALCYAPTGVHAKARTTTLNEELGQIEYIFSDKTGTLTQNIMTFNKCSIAGRSFGDIIDPRTGESLEINESGTWIRKKTKKSSSQRNANLRTPPDATVDNLIGPLDETEVNLLSDEEYRQYTRSVDLSHNPYHESSFKFYDHALTDALDASDPSCELFFRLLALCHTVMSEDKNGKLEYQAQSPDEAALVSAARNFGFVFLSRTPNSITISAKGTEEMYELLCILDFNNVRKRMSVILKRDGKIRLYCKGADSIIYERLKDGQESLKYHTQEHLNKFAGEGLRTLCLAYKDLDGEYFQNWKARHHEAAISLDRREEKLDAIYEEIEKDLILLGATAIEDKLQDGVPQTIANLAIAGIKIWVLTGDKQETAINIGYSCQLLTDDMLDIFIIDAHTASEVEDQLKKYREEIRNVNATSQPQTNLSVVTFSIYSDEGVGQDTLSDAGEPNGGFALVINGHSLVWALSPKFEQLFLEVASQCKSVICCRVTPLQKALVVDLVKRYKKAVTLAVGDGANDVSMIKTAHIGVGISGQEGLQAVLASDYSVAQFRFLERLLLVHGRWSYYRMCKFLRYFFYKNFAFTLCHFWFAFFVAFSAQTLFDPMFISVYNLFYTSMPVLALGIFEQDVNAVNSIKFPRLYSPGLNNALFNKREFFRSALHGFLTSCVLFFIPFGAYYNGMDQDGRSMADQQTFGSVVATILVIVVTVQICLDTSYWTMFNHITIWGSLIFYFLLQYFYNFVIGGEYVGALAKAMGEPMFYFTSLLTIVVLMLPVMAWRFYWVDVHPTLSDKVRFKQRHDAKMASKRSDHDMLRTPSARRSRRSIRSGYAFAHQEGFGRLITSGKIMRPRNPKPGAMSNGRTSNLRPDANRVSVVAPAPSTVEV, encoded by the exons AAAAACTACATCAAGACCTCCAAGTACACGCTGCTGAACTTCATCCCGTACAACCTGTTCGAGCAGTTCCAGCGGCTGGCCAACTTCTACTTCCTGTGCCTGCTGGTGCTGCAGCTGATCCCCGTCATCTCGTCGCTCACGCCCGTCACCACCGCCGTCCCGCTCATCGGTGTGCTCATGGTCACGGGCATTAAGGACGCCTACGATGACtac CAACGACACCGCAGCGATAACCAAGTGAACAGGAGGAAATCCTACGTGTTAAGGAATGGCCAACTGGCGGAAGAGATGTGGAGTAAG GTGGAAGTGGGCGATGTGATCCGAATGGAGAATAATCAGTTTGTGGCCGCCGACGTCTTGCTGCTGTCCACATCTGAACCCAACGGCCTTTGCTATATTGAAACATCGGAGTTGGACGG GGAGACCAACCTCAAGTCCAAGCAGTGTCTGCCGGAGACGGAGGAGTTCGGGCAAGATGTTGGCCGCATCGGGTCATTTCAGGGGGAAATTCGGTGTGAACCCCCGAACAACCAGCTTAATAAGTTCGATGGGACCTTGTACTGGGATAACCAAGC GCATCCTTTGGACAATGACAAGATCCTTCTGCGCGGTTGCATCCTCCGGAACACCCAGTGGTGCTACGGCGTGGTCATCTTCGCCGGCAAGGACACCAAACTCATGATGAATTCTGGGAAGACAAAGTTCAAACGCACAAGTATTGATAGATTGTTAAACTTCATTATTTTAGGG AttgtattttttctgctttctatgTGCCTATTTTGCACTGTAGCCTGTGGAATATGGGAGACATTGACAG GTCAGCACTTCAGAATTTTCCTGCCATGGGATAGTCTTGTACCACCAGAGCCAGCTGGTGGTGCTGCTGTGATAGccctcttggtctttttctcatATGCCATTGTCCTGAACACCGTTGTGCCTATTTCTCTGTATGTTAG tgTGGAAGTAATTCGATTATGCCAGAGTTTCCTCATCAATTGGGATGTTGCCCTTTGTTATGCTCCTACTGGGGTGCATGCAAAAGCACGCACAACCACCCTGAATGAGGAGCTTGGCCAGATTGAATATATTTTCTCAGACAAGACTGGAACTTTAACACAG AATATTATGACATTCAACAAATGTTCCATAGCTGGAAGATCATTTGGAGATATCATAGATCCGAGAACAGGTGAAAGTTTGGAAATTAATGAG TCAGGAACTTGGatcaggaagaaaacgaagaagtcaTCAAGTCAGCGAAATGCCAACCTGAGAACACCACCTGATGCCACAGTGGACAACCTCATTGGTCCCTTAGATGAGACAGAGGTCAACCTGCTGAGTGATGAAGAGTACCGACAG TACACAAGATCAGTAGATTTGTCACACAACCCATACCATGAGTCAAGCTTCAAGTTTTACGACCACGCACTGACGGATGCTCTAGATGCAAGTGATCCCAGCTGTGAGCTCTTCTTTCGACTCCTTGCACTTTGTCACACTGTGATGTCAGAGGATAAGAATG GAAAACTGGAATACCAAGCACAGTCACCAGATGAGGCCGCGTTGGTCTCAGCTGCTCGCaactttggttttgttttcctttctcgcaCACCAAATAGTATTACCATATCA GCAAAAGGAACTGAAGAAATGTATGAGCTGCTTTGTATCCTTGACTTTAATAATGTCAGGAAAAGAATGTCGGTCATTCTCAAGAGAGATGGTAAAATACGACTATATTGTAAAGGTGCTGACTCCATCATATATGAAAGATTAAAAGATGGACAAGAGAGTTTGAAATATCATACTCAGGAGCATCTGAAT AAATTTGCAGGAGAAGGTTTGCGAACACTATGCCTTGCATACAAGGATTTAGATGGAGAATATTTTCAA AATTGGAAAGCTCGGCATCATGAAGCTGCCATTTCTCTGGACAGGCGAGAGGAGAAATTGGATGCTATTTATGAAGAGATTGAAAAGGATCTTATTCTTTTGG GAGCTACAGCTATTGAGGACAAGCTGCAGGATGGAGTACCTCAGACCATAGCCAATCTTGCAATTGCTGGTATTAAGATCTGGGTGCTTACAGGTGACAAACAGGAAACTGCAATCAATATTGGTTATTCCTGCCAG TTGTTGACAGATGATATGCTTGACATCTTCATCATTGATGCCCACACTGCCTCAGAAGTTGAAGATCAGCTCAAAAAATATCGTGAGGAAATTCGCAATGTGAATGCCACAAGTCAACCACAGACAAACTTATCAGTTGTCACATTCAG CATTTACAGCGATGAAGGCGTGGGGCAGGACACTCTGAGTGATGCTGGTGAGCCAAATGGAGGCTTTGCTCTGGTCATAAATGGCCACTCCTTGGTTTGGGCTCTCAGTCCCAAGTTCGAGCAGCTCTTCCTGGAAGTTGCCAGTCAGT GTAAATCCGTTATATGCTGTAGAGTGACACCCTTGCAAAAAGCCTTGGTTGTTGATTTGGTGAAACGCTACAAGAAAGCAGTGACTCTGGCAGTGGGTGATGGAGCTAATGATGTGTCAATGATTAAAA CTGCTCACATTGGAGTGGGCATATCTGGCCAGGAGGGCTTGCAAGCAGTCTTAGCATCAGATTATTCAGTGGCGCAGTTCCGATTTCTCGAGAGACTGTTGCTGGTGCATGGCCGTTGGTCCTATTACCGGATGTGCAAGTTCCTCAGATACTTCTTCTACAAAAACTTTGCTTTCACTTTATGCCACTTTTGGTTTGCCTTCTTTGTGGCATTCTCAGCACAG ACACTGTTTGATCCCATGTTTATATCAGTCTATAATCTGTTCTACACATCGATGCCTGTGTTGGCTCTCGGCATCTTTGAACAAGATGTCAATGCTGTGAATAGTATCAAGTTTCCCCGTCTCTACAGCCCTGGTCTCAACAATGCTCTGTTTAATAAACGAGAATTCTTCAGATCTGCCCTTCATGGATTTCTAACCTCTTGTGTCCTGTTCTTCATACCGTTTG GTGCATACTATAATGGCATGGATCAGGATGGGCGTAGTATGGCTGATCAGCAAACATTTGGCAGTGTTGTAGCAACGATACTTGTCATTGTAGTCACTGTACAA ATTTGTTTGGATACATCATATTGGACCATGTTCAACCACATCACCATATGGGGATCTCTGATCTTTTACTTTCTGCTGCAATACTTCTACAACTTCGTCATTGGTGGTGAATATGTTGGAGCCCTAGCTAAG GCCATGGGTGAGCCAATGTTCTACTTTACCTCGCTCCTAACTATTGTGGTGTTGATGCTGCCTGTGATGGCGTGGCGCTTCTACTGGGTGGATGTCCATCCCACTCTTTCCGACAAGGTGAGGTTTAAACAGCGCCATGATGCAAAGATGGCAAGCAAGAGGTCTGACCACGACATGCTTCGTACTCCATCGGCAAGAAG ATCACGGCGATCCATCCGTTCGGGTTATGCATTTGCCCACCAGGAAGGGTTTGGCCGCCTCATCACAAGTGGGAAAATCATGCGGCCAAGAAATCCAAAGCCTGGCGCCATGTCCAATGGCCGAACCTCAAATCTTCGTCCAGATGCCAACAGAGTTTCAGTGGTGGCACCAGCACCCTCTACGGTGGAGGTGTAA
- the ATP8B gene encoding probable phospholipid-transporting ATPase IM isoform X5, producing MAEDEQKVEAEEDAAEKEEEKGEEGEIETERRIKPNNPEFNAQFNYAKNYIKTSKYTLLNFIPYNLFEQFQRLANFYFLCLLVLQLIPVISSLTPVTTAVPLIGVLMVTGIKDAYDDYQRHRSDNQVNRRKSYVLRNGQLAEEMWSKVEVGDVIRMENNQFVAADVLLLSTSEPNGLCYIETSELDGETNLKSKQCLPETEEFGQDVGRIGSFQGEIRCEPPNNQLNKFDGTLYWDNQAHPLDNDKILLRGCILRNTQWCYGVVIFAGKDTKLMMNSGKTKFKRTSIDRLLNFIILGIVFFLLSMCLFCTVACGIWETLTGQHFRIFLPWDSLVPPEPAGGAAVIALLVFFSYAIVLNTVVPISLYVSVEVIRLCQSFLINWDVALCYAPTGVHAKARTTTLNEELGQIEYIFSDKTGTLTQNIMTFNKCSIAGRSFGDIIDPRTGESLEINEYTRSVDLSHNPYHESSFKFYDHALTDALDASDPSCELFFRLLALCHTVMSEDKNGKLEYQAQSPDEAALVSAARNFGFVFLSRTPNSITISAKGTEEMYELLCILDFNNVRKRMSVILKRDGKIRLYCKGADSIIYERLKDGQESLKYHTQEHLNKFAGEGLRTLCLAYKDLDGEYFQNWKARHHEAAISLDRREEKLDAIYEEIEKDLILLGATAIEDKLQDGVPQTIANLAIAGIKIWVLTGDKQETAINIGYSCQLLTDDMLDIFIIDAHTASEVEDQLKKYREEIRNVNATSQPQTNLSVVTFSDEGVGQDTLSDAGEPNGGFALVINGHSLVWALSPKFEQLFLEVASQCKSVICCRVTPLQKALVVDLVKRYKKAVTLAVGDGANDVSMIKTAHIGVGISGQEGLQAVLASDYSVAQFRFLERLLLVHGRWSYYRMCKFLRYFFYKNFAFTLCHFWFAFFVAFSAQTLFDPMFISVYNLFYTSMPVLALGIFEQDVNAVNSIKFPRLYSPGLNNALFNKREFFRSALHGFLTSCVLFFIPFGAYYNGMDQDGRSMADQQTFGSVVATILVIVVTVQICLDTSYWTMFNHITIWGSLIFYFLLQYFYNFVIGGEYVGALAKAMGEPMFYFTSLLTIVVLMLPVMAWRFYWVDVHPTLSDKVRFKQRHDAKMASKRSDHDMLRTPSARRSRRSIRSGYAFAHQEGFGRLITSGKIMRPRNPKPGAMSNGRTSNLRPDANRVSVVAPAPSTVEV from the exons AAAAACTACATCAAGACCTCCAAGTACACGCTGCTGAACTTCATCCCGTACAACCTGTTCGAGCAGTTCCAGCGGCTGGCCAACTTCTACTTCCTGTGCCTGCTGGTGCTGCAGCTGATCCCCGTCATCTCGTCGCTCACGCCCGTCACCACCGCCGTCCCGCTCATCGGTGTGCTCATGGTCACGGGCATTAAGGACGCCTACGATGACtac CAACGACACCGCAGCGATAACCAAGTGAACAGGAGGAAATCCTACGTGTTAAGGAATGGCCAACTGGCGGAAGAGATGTGGAGTAAG GTGGAAGTGGGCGATGTGATCCGAATGGAGAATAATCAGTTTGTGGCCGCCGACGTCTTGCTGCTGTCCACATCTGAACCCAACGGCCTTTGCTATATTGAAACATCGGAGTTGGACGG GGAGACCAACCTCAAGTCCAAGCAGTGTCTGCCGGAGACGGAGGAGTTCGGGCAAGATGTTGGCCGCATCGGGTCATTTCAGGGGGAAATTCGGTGTGAACCCCCGAACAACCAGCTTAATAAGTTCGATGGGACCTTGTACTGGGATAACCAAGC GCATCCTTTGGACAATGACAAGATCCTTCTGCGCGGTTGCATCCTCCGGAACACCCAGTGGTGCTACGGCGTGGTCATCTTCGCCGGCAAGGACACCAAACTCATGATGAATTCTGGGAAGACAAAGTTCAAACGCACAAGTATTGATAGATTGTTAAACTTCATTATTTTAGGG AttgtattttttctgctttctatgTGCCTATTTTGCACTGTAGCCTGTGGAATATGGGAGACATTGACAG GTCAGCACTTCAGAATTTTCCTGCCATGGGATAGTCTTGTACCACCAGAGCCAGCTGGTGGTGCTGCTGTGATAGccctcttggtctttttctcatATGCCATTGTCCTGAACACCGTTGTGCCTATTTCTCTGTATGTTAG tgTGGAAGTAATTCGATTATGCCAGAGTTTCCTCATCAATTGGGATGTTGCCCTTTGTTATGCTCCTACTGGGGTGCATGCAAAAGCACGCACAACCACCCTGAATGAGGAGCTTGGCCAGATTGAATATATTTTCTCAGACAAGACTGGAACTTTAACACAG AATATTATGACATTCAACAAATGTTCCATAGCTGGAAGATCATTTGGAGATATCATAGATCCGAGAACAGGTGAAAGTTTGGAAATTAATGAG TACACAAGATCAGTAGATTTGTCACACAACCCATACCATGAGTCAAGCTTCAAGTTTTACGACCACGCACTGACGGATGCTCTAGATGCAAGTGATCCCAGCTGTGAGCTCTTCTTTCGACTCCTTGCACTTTGTCACACTGTGATGTCAGAGGATAAGAATG GAAAACTGGAATACCAAGCACAGTCACCAGATGAGGCCGCGTTGGTCTCAGCTGCTCGCaactttggttttgttttcctttctcgcaCACCAAATAGTATTACCATATCA GCAAAAGGAACTGAAGAAATGTATGAGCTGCTTTGTATCCTTGACTTTAATAATGTCAGGAAAAGAATGTCGGTCATTCTCAAGAGAGATGGTAAAATACGACTATATTGTAAAGGTGCTGACTCCATCATATATGAAAGATTAAAAGATGGACAAGAGAGTTTGAAATATCATACTCAGGAGCATCTGAAT AAATTTGCAGGAGAAGGTTTGCGAACACTATGCCTTGCATACAAGGATTTAGATGGAGAATATTTTCAA AATTGGAAAGCTCGGCATCATGAAGCTGCCATTTCTCTGGACAGGCGAGAGGAGAAATTGGATGCTATTTATGAAGAGATTGAAAAGGATCTTATTCTTTTGG GAGCTACAGCTATTGAGGACAAGCTGCAGGATGGAGTACCTCAGACCATAGCCAATCTTGCAATTGCTGGTATTAAGATCTGGGTGCTTACAGGTGACAAACAGGAAACTGCAATCAATATTGGTTATTCCTGCCAG TTGTTGACAGATGATATGCTTGACATCTTCATCATTGATGCCCACACTGCCTCAGAAGTTGAAGATCAGCTCAAAAAATATCGTGAGGAAATTCGCAATGTGAATGCCACAAGTCAACCACAGACAAACTTATCAGTTGTCACATTCAG CGATGAAGGCGTGGGGCAGGACACTCTGAGTGATGCTGGTGAGCCAAATGGAGGCTTTGCTCTGGTCATAAATGGCCACTCCTTGGTTTGGGCTCTCAGTCCCAAGTTCGAGCAGCTCTTCCTGGAAGTTGCCAGTCAGT GTAAATCCGTTATATGCTGTAGAGTGACACCCTTGCAAAAAGCCTTGGTTGTTGATTTGGTGAAACGCTACAAGAAAGCAGTGACTCTGGCAGTGGGTGATGGAGCTAATGATGTGTCAATGATTAAAA CTGCTCACATTGGAGTGGGCATATCTGGCCAGGAGGGCTTGCAAGCAGTCTTAGCATCAGATTATTCAGTGGCGCAGTTCCGATTTCTCGAGAGACTGTTGCTGGTGCATGGCCGTTGGTCCTATTACCGGATGTGCAAGTTCCTCAGATACTTCTTCTACAAAAACTTTGCTTTCACTTTATGCCACTTTTGGTTTGCCTTCTTTGTGGCATTCTCAGCACAG ACACTGTTTGATCCCATGTTTATATCAGTCTATAATCTGTTCTACACATCGATGCCTGTGTTGGCTCTCGGCATCTTTGAACAAGATGTCAATGCTGTGAATAGTATCAAGTTTCCCCGTCTCTACAGCCCTGGTCTCAACAATGCTCTGTTTAATAAACGAGAATTCTTCAGATCTGCCCTTCATGGATTTCTAACCTCTTGTGTCCTGTTCTTCATACCGTTTG GTGCATACTATAATGGCATGGATCAGGATGGGCGTAGTATGGCTGATCAGCAAACATTTGGCAGTGTTGTAGCAACGATACTTGTCATTGTAGTCACTGTACAA ATTTGTTTGGATACATCATATTGGACCATGTTCAACCACATCACCATATGGGGATCTCTGATCTTTTACTTTCTGCTGCAATACTTCTACAACTTCGTCATTGGTGGTGAATATGTTGGAGCCCTAGCTAAG GCCATGGGTGAGCCAATGTTCTACTTTACCTCGCTCCTAACTATTGTGGTGTTGATGCTGCCTGTGATGGCGTGGCGCTTCTACTGGGTGGATGTCCATCCCACTCTTTCCGACAAGGTGAGGTTTAAACAGCGCCATGATGCAAAGATGGCAAGCAAGAGGTCTGACCACGACATGCTTCGTACTCCATCGGCAAGAAG ATCACGGCGATCCATCCGTTCGGGTTATGCATTTGCCCACCAGGAAGGGTTTGGCCGCCTCATCACAAGTGGGAAAATCATGCGGCCAAGAAATCCAAAGCCTGGCGCCATGTCCAATGGCCGAACCTCAAATCTTCGTCCAGATGCCAACAGAGTTTCAGTGGTGGCACCAGCACCCTCTACGGTGGAGGTGTAA